The stretch of DNA TATTCGCATTggtcgaaatttaatttaggcGCGTTCCTAATAGGCGGGTCGTCAGCCATTATGTTTCAGTACTGCCATCACCATTTTCTCTGAACGTAATACATCGCGGAGGTGTCGCGGCCGGCAAAAACACAGTTGGTAGTGTTATAACATAATGGCCGATTGTCGTTGATCGTTGTTTAACTTGAAACTTTGCCGAAACAGAACACAATCGACGAATATCGCAACGCATCCGCTGGATACAAGCTCGTAATGTatgaatatttgtaatattgcGTATGATAATTGATATACATAGTTTATTTTGAGGCGTAAAATGCGTAGCGCTCGAGAAAGGCACGGAGAAGTAAGCGTACGGACGGTGTACGTTGGGGCAGCGTACAAGCGGAGTACGAGCGGAATACGTGCGGAATGCGTGCGGAATACGTGCGGCGTACGTACATTGTAAGGCAGATAACGCGTTTGCTGCGGGGGTGGCGATTAGCATACGTGACTCCTTACTTTTCGATCTCTCTTCCGTCGACTGCCGAGGATGGGGGGAGGGGGACGAGTTTCTCAGTTCTCGGCGGCCAGCGTTCCACAGCACGtctacgcgcgcgtttcgtgtaagtctcgacgcacaccacgccatCACGTACACTAgccaccgtcgccgcagcaaatgccatatctgtttttcagtgtatgtacatacatgagCTCGCCTCGCGACTCGTATGCTATCAttgcttaaaatattaagattcGGCTGCCGGCAGTCAAGTACGTTGAAAACTTttcaaaagtaattatatgtattcTCTTTTTGCGCAGAAAATTCGTGCGACCGACCAAGCATCCGAAAGAGACGAGCGAGCGGCGTAAGTGACTCCCGCACTATCGATTCATCGAGACTTTGCCGGCAGTAGAAGACATCGCGCTAcacggaaaaataatttcgtttgaTGGACAAGGATGACCGATCCAACAATCTTTGGACGAAAATCGTCtacaaatatgtaataatttagaatacattttttaacatattaattttcatttctcgtgttttatctttaaatttatattacttatattttgataatttgattttatatgtataataaagatACTTTTTCACGCAGAATATTTTAtccatataaatttttttttgtctgttTAGGTGAACATTTAGAGAAGCTAACGAATCGCTGGTAGTAAATATACGAACCGTATCCGGTTCGTTAgtcgtatcttttttttccgcgagttTTGTTAAGTAGTAATCGGACGGACAATATTCATCATGCGAtgttttttaacgaaaatgtCATTAATTCAGTGTCGCGTGAGatatcttaatttataattagttgtcgagattttaattatttgggCGCGGTTTGCGAGTGTCTTGGAAGAAGGAAGACCCTACCCAACATTCTGAGTGGAGGAAAaggcccaggaagggcatcctgcttcagcggagcaaTCTCGGAGTAAgtaatcattttaattacgcattaaaattttttttaaacggtaAACTTTTTGTTGATTGcctctacaattaaattttctattttttgttacagtatTATTGAAGCTGAtataactccgctgctgcgcatcgaaccggtgagtcagaaataatttttggcaATGTTAACATTATGGggcaattataatatataattatatcatgtgaaaaaaaaaagaaattaataataatattaaagaaagaagCTTCGCGTAAATAACGACCAATTCTATAAATTGCTACGTTAATTACCATCGTGCGTAccttgttttttatttttcttcgtatTTTCTTCAAAGATTTCTCCTCTTGTTTCGTCAGAGGAAGTTTCGTAGGCACAGAAAACCCCTCGGCTATTAAggttctcttttcctcttccgtcAACGTTAGCACAGTAGATCCTTTCTGTAATGACATTTATTAACCGCATGTAGGAGCGCGATAAAGTGATAACTCTGAAATCATTAGCGTCAAATTCTTCAAGCTGTGCCTTACCGGCTGACAGGAAATCAGAGGTGTATGAATGGGTTGTCTGACAGTGTGAGTGCCGTTGGTGACGTAAAGCCTCGGCCCTAGTAAGCCTCTGAGATTCTGCGTGCAGGTCTGGGAATTCCGTCGTTCCGGCGAACAGGAAGCGGAAGCTGTACCCTCGCTGTCGGAGTTTATGCTACTAGGCGGTGTAGGCGGTAATCCCTGTCTCGACGCGTGCAAGGCTGcttctttttcctcgcagACACGGCTGTACTCTTCCATTTTTATCTTCTGAAAGTTTTCGagttaaataaatcattgaAATCTCTTGTTTTAAGATAATATTCTTGTAGAGGTACTTTTCAAAGTTTCTTCAAAGACGAATAATGTTGATTATTTTATCGGTCAAGAATGTTAGGCATAATATTGATTTAAGATACCTGATAGTATTCTTCGTCGTCCTCTTCGCTGTCACTCGCATGCGAGATATGGATTTTGGGAAGATGAAGACTCTGTGGCGAAACCATTGTTATCGAGCTCGTATCGTCCACCATATCGCAATTTGGTTGACAAGGCGCGCAGGGACTTGCCGGCGCGCTAATAGGTTCGTCCTTGATTTCAGTATACTTGTTATCTTCAGGTACTAGATTGTTTCTCTTGAGAATTACGCTCGAGGTAGATGATGACGTCAaggatgacgacgacgacgattcgACGCGGTTCGAAGTAGTGCTTATCGAAATAGCCGGAAAACATTCCTCTTCCAtatctgaaataatatttcggcgATAATTTCTTTGTCCCTGAAAGTCTCTCGGGAATTAGTATTATGGGAAAAGATAACGATTCGTGAAGTGTAAAGTTATCTGCTGTTAGCCTTTCCTCGAAAGTTTGCCGAACGGTATTGTTTTCTTACCATCGATTCTGTCGCGGATGTCGAGAGACTTGTGATCCAGGTTAGCGAAATCAATCGAGGAACTGGTGATCGCTGTGGAAGTGCCAACTGCACCGGAGCCTGAATTCGGCGTGAAGGGATTATCTCCTGGTGTTGCGGGGCTCGGAGGAGGACTGGGTGCCAGCAGGCTATAGCTATGCTCAGACTTTATCGGTCGCGGTCCACCAAGAGCTGCATCTGTCATTAGGCGGTCTCTTCCGAGTATCACCTTGTTTTTCAGACACAATGCGTTGCCCCATTCCTCTTCTTTGATGCTCATTAAAATATCCTGATTGAGAAACTGCAAAGCGACGAAGTatttgttgaataaaaaaaaaactttattaattaggCTCctacgttaaattttaaattacatctagataaattaatttaccgtcACGATTTTGTttcacattttaaattaaatattattttcttaaacaatttatttatgcagAATATTTggaatagataattaaaatttggaaGTATTTTActcgttttaaaaataacacaaGATATAGATACGAAGAAGTGTATGTATATTCATTTGACGTTAacattattatcttattactGTTATCGGGAATTATTTGCGTCTCCAAAAGTTCTACGATGGTCGATCGGCGGCTCGAGTAATGTACAAGGAATACGAGACGAATTCGagttttacgtaaaatttcaTTCTAAATGTAACGTGACGCGAATCAATCAATTCATCGGGAATTATTTGCGTCTCCAAAAGTCCTACGATGGTCGATCGGCGGCTCGAGTAATGTACAAGGAATACGAAACAAATTcgaattttacgtaaaatttcaTTCTAAATGTAACGTGACGCGAATCAATAGAGAGGCGACATCCGCGGTTGTCAATGGTTGCCGCCCGTCTCGCGGCAAGGTGTCAAGGACCTCGTGTGCTTCTAAAATTATACGCGAGCGTTCCGCGAGCGGTCACACGTAAGTGAAGGAGAAGGGCGCTTAAGTCGAGTGGTCAAGTTGAAGGTCGGCCGTTACCCGAGTCCGCGAGTTGGCTGGTAGCAACGACTGCGTCTGCCGATCTTC from Cardiocondyla obscurior isolate alpha-2009 linkage group LG04, Cobs3.1, whole genome shotgun sequence encodes:
- the Creba gene encoding cyclic AMP response element-binding protein A isoform X1, with translation MAFYDVGTGDLKELWESYLHEPFLNQDILMSIKEEEWGNALCLKNKVILGRDRLMTDAALGGPRPIKSEHSYSLLAPSPPPSPATPGDNPFTPNSGSGAVGTSTAITSSSIDFANLDHKSLDIRDRIDDMEEECFPAISISTTSNRVESSSSSSLTSSSTSSVILKRNNLVPEDNKYTEIKDEPISAPASPCAPCQPNCDMVDDTSSITMVSPQSLHLPKIHISHASDSEEDDEEYYQKIKMEEYSRVCEEKEAALHASRQGLPPTPPSSINSDSEGTASASCSPERRNSQTCTQNLRGLLGPRLYVTNGTHTVRQPIHTPLISCQPKGSTVLTLTEEEKRTLIAEGFSVPTKLPLTKQEEKSLKKIRRKIKNKIWHLLRRRWLVYVMAWCASRLTRNARVDVLWNAGRRELRNSSPSPHPRQSTEERSKSKESRMLIATPAANALSALQCTYAARIPHAFRTYSARTPLVRCPNVHRPYAYFSVPFSSATHFTPQNKLCISIIIRNITNIHTLRACIQRMRCDIRRLCSVSAKFQVKQRSTTIGHYVITLPTVFLPAATPPRCITFRENGDGSTET
- the Creba gene encoding cyclic AMP response element-binding protein A isoform X2, translated to MAFYDVGTGDLKELWESYLHEPFLNQDILMSIKEEEWGNALCLKNKVILGRDRLMTDAALGGPRPIKSEHSYSLLAPSPPPSPATPGDNPFTPNSGSGAVGTSTAITSSSIDFANLDHKSLDIRDRIDDMEEECFPAISISTTSNRVESSSSSSLTSSSTSSVILKRNNLVPEDNKYTEIKDEPISAPASPCAPCQPNCDMVDDTSSITMVSPQSLHLPKIHISHASDSEEDDEEYYQIKMEEYSRVCEEKEAALHASRQGLPPTPPSSINSDSEGTASASCSPERRNSQTCTQNLRGLLGPRLYVTNGTHTVRQPIHTPLISCQPKGSTVLTLTEEEKRTLIAEGFSVPTKLPLTKQEEKSLKKIRRKIKNKIWHLLRRRWLVYVMAWCASRLTRNARVDVLWNAGRRELRNSSPSPHPRQSTEERSKSKESRMLIATPAANALSALQCTYAARIPHAFRTYSARTPLVRCPNVHRPYAYFSVPFSSATHFTPQNKLCISIIIRNITNIHTLRACIQRMRCDIRRLCSVSAKFQVKQRSTTIGHYVITLPTVFLPAATPPRCITFRENGDGSTET
- the Creba gene encoding cyclic AMP response element-binding protein A isoform X4, which produces MAFYDVGTGDLKELWESYLHEPFLNQDILMSIKEEEWGNALCLKNKVILGRDRLMTDAALGGPRPIKSEHSYSLLAPSPPPSPATPGDNPFTPNSGSGAVGTSTAITSSSIDFANLDHKSLDIRDRIDDMEEECFPAISISTTSNRVESSSSSSLTSSSTSSVILKRNNLVPEDNKYTEIKDEPISAPASPCAPCQPNCDMVDDTSSITMVSPQSLHLPKIHISHASDSEEDDEEYYQKIKMEEYSRVCEEKEAALHASRQGLPPTPPSSINSDSEGTASASCSPERRNSQTCTQNLRGLLGPRLYVTNGTHTVRQPIHTPLISCQPKGSTVLTLTEEEKRTLIAEGFSVPTKLPLTKQEEKSLKKIRRKIKNKISAQESRRKKKEYMDGLERRVTMLTNENSSYKDRLNSLEDRNRELMRELQRLQALLQLQQS
- the Creba gene encoding cyclic AMP response element-binding protein A isoform X3; translation: MAFYDVGTGDLKELWESYLHEPFLNQDILMSIKEEEWGNALCLKNKVILGRDRLMTDAALGGPRPIKSEHSYSLLAPSPPPSPATPGDNPFTPNSGSGAVGTSTAITSSSIDFANLDHKSLDIRDRIDDMEEECFPAISISTTSNRVESSSSSSLTSSSTSSVILKRNNLVPEDNKYTEIKDEPISAPASPCAPCQPNCDMVDDTSSITMVSPQSLHLPKIHISHASDSEEDDEEYYQKIKMEEYSRVCEEKEAALHASRQGLPPTPPSSINSDSEGTASASCSPERRNSQTCTQNLRGLLGPRLYVTNGTHTVRQPIHTPLISCQPKGSTVLTLTEEEKRTLIAEGFSVPTKLPLTKQEEKSLKKIRRKIKNKVRTMVINVAIYRIGRYLREASFFNIIINFFFFSHDIIIYYNCPIMLTLPKIISDSPVRCAAAELYQLQ